In one Rhizobium leguminosarum genomic region, the following are encoded:
- a CDS encoding zinc-dependent alcohol dehydrogenase family protein: MQYQAVVRKFGPAEEVVEIERAALPALRRDQVRVRLLARSINPSDIITISGAYAGRTTLPFIPGFEAFGVVEACGEDVYGLAPGTRVLPVRSAGGWQEFKDTDPSWCLHVPDTLSDFEAATSYVNPMTAWLMLHKKIGLRPGMRIAINAAASSIGSILIGLANAVGVEPVAIVRSEESRQRLRGRLEAVIVDKEDRDLTAGLAGRHGLDAVLDCVGGAHAGLLADALKPGGHFVHYGLLSGQSIPPSFWLSHPEVAFSFFHLREWVHSEAMGDVQRAYAEVAAQIASKVIATEVREVFPLEKIRLALQSALPFRTGGKVLLA; this comes from the coding sequence ATGCAATATCAGGCGGTCGTGCGAAAATTCGGGCCGGCCGAGGAGGTCGTTGAGATCGAGCGGGCCGCATTGCCGGCGCTGCGGCGCGACCAGGTGCGCGTGCGGCTGCTTGCGCGATCGATCAATCCGTCCGATATCATCACCATTTCAGGCGCCTATGCCGGGCGCACGACCTTGCCCTTCATTCCCGGGTTCGAAGCCTTCGGCGTGGTCGAAGCCTGCGGTGAAGACGTTTACGGGCTTGCGCCGGGTACCCGCGTGCTGCCGGTGCGGAGCGCCGGCGGATGGCAGGAATTCAAGGACACCGATCCCAGCTGGTGTCTTCATGTTCCGGACACACTCTCCGATTTCGAGGCGGCGACGAGCTATGTCAACCCGATGACGGCCTGGCTGATGCTGCACAAGAAGATCGGGCTGAGGCCCGGCATGCGCATCGCCATCAATGCCGCCGCCTCGTCGATCGGATCGATTCTGATCGGTCTGGCCAATGCCGTCGGCGTCGAGCCGGTCGCGATCGTCCGCAGCGAAGAATCCCGCCAGCGCCTGCGCGGCCGGCTCGAGGCCGTCATCGTCGACAAGGAGGATCGCGATCTCACGGCGGGGCTTGCCGGCCGGCATGGGCTGGACGCGGTGCTCGACTGCGTCGGCGGCGCGCACGCCGGCCTCCTCGCCGATGCGCTCAAACCCGGCGGCCATTTCGTGCATTACGGCCTGCTCTCGGGCCAAAGCATCCCGCCGTCTTTCTGGTTGTCGCATCCAGAGGTCGCTTTTTCCTTCTTCCATCTTCGCGAATGGGTTCATTCCGAGGCCATGGGCGACGTCCAGCGCGCCTATGCCGAGGTGGCGGCGCAGATCGCCTCGAAGGTCATTGCGACCGAGGTGCGGGAGGTCTTTCCTCTGGAAAAGATCCGCCTGGCGCTGCAATCCGCCCTCCCCTTCCGAACGGGGGGCAAGGTGCTTCTGGCGTGA
- the panC gene encoding pantoate--beta-alanine ligase, which translates to MRVFSSIDELRHTLDALKRQGRTVGLVPTMGYLHAGHMELGARARAENDIVVVSIFVNPLQFGPAEDLSRYPRDLERDAAMLKQAGVNFLFSPGVEDMYPQPMLTVVDVPDLGHELEGAVRPGHFAGVATVVNKLFNIVQPQTAYFGEKDYQQVVIIKRMVDDLAVPVRVISVPTVRDADGLALSSRNVYLSEAERRAAVIVPQTLDEAERLVAGGLTDPAELEAKLTAFLSREPLAKPEVVAVRDASTLQPVASIKEPVVVALFVRLGSTRLLDNRVVGGNRVSGGRGLPGKGVTR; encoded by the coding sequence ATGCGGGTTTTCTCGAGCATTGACGAGCTGCGCCACACGCTCGATGCGCTGAAGCGGCAAGGGCGGACCGTCGGCCTCGTTCCGACGATGGGCTATCTTCACGCCGGTCATATGGAACTCGGCGCGCGCGCGCGCGCCGAGAACGACATCGTCGTCGTGTCGATTTTCGTCAATCCGCTGCAGTTCGGCCCCGCCGAAGACCTGAGCAGATATCCGCGCGATCTGGAACGCGACGCAGCCATGCTGAAGCAAGCCGGGGTCAATTTCCTTTTTTCGCCCGGCGTCGAGGACATGTATCCCCAGCCGATGCTGACCGTCGTTGACGTTCCCGATCTCGGACACGAGCTCGAAGGAGCGGTCCGGCCTGGGCACTTTGCCGGTGTCGCCACCGTCGTCAACAAGCTCTTCAACATCGTACAGCCGCAGACCGCCTATTTCGGCGAGAAGGACTATCAGCAGGTCGTCATCATCAAGCGCATGGTGGATGATCTGGCCGTGCCGGTGCGGGTGATATCGGTGCCGACGGTCAGGGACGCCGACGGCCTCGCATTGTCGTCGCGCAACGTCTATCTCAGCGAGGCGGAGCGCCGCGCCGCGGTGATCGTGCCTCAGACCCTCGACGAAGCGGAGCGTCTCGTTGCCGGCGGTCTGACGGATCCAGCTGAACTCGAGGCAAAGCTGACGGCGTTTCTCAGTCGCGAGCCTCTGGCAAAGCCCGAGGTCGTTGCCGTCAGGGATGCTTCGACGCTGCAGCCGGTCGCGTCGATCAAAGAACCCGTCGTCGTGGCGCTCTTCGTGCGGCTCGGCTCGACACGGCTTCTCGACAACAGGGTCGTCGGGGGTAACAGAGTGAGCGGCGGGCGGGGCTTGCCGGGAAAGGGAGTGACCAGATGA
- a CDS encoding LysR substrate-binding domain-containing protein, with the protein MKNLTLKQLRYFEALARDGRFRRAADACAISQPALSMQIKELEQELGSELFERSAREVKLTAFGQTFALKVREILRGVDELGELARAARHSFLTRLRIGIIPTIAPYLLPVIINDLNKTFAGIQIEVRETQTAKLVQELTQGQLDTAIVALPVSEPSPTELELFKEEFVLVRRPEDEGKPVPEREALREMRLLLLEEGHCFRDQALSFCKIWSARPREVMEGSSLSTLVQMVSAGIGITLIPEMAVPVETRSAQVSISRFQSPQPSRTIGMVWRNSTPMAKQLLQVSEAVRRSADTMRERQVAR; encoded by the coding sequence ATGAAGAACCTGACCCTGAAACAGCTGCGTTATTTTGAAGCCCTGGCGAGGGATGGCCGCTTCCGGCGCGCTGCCGACGCCTGCGCCATCTCCCAGCCGGCACTCTCAATGCAGATCAAAGAACTTGAGCAGGAGTTGGGCAGCGAGCTTTTCGAGCGCAGCGCGCGTGAAGTAAAGCTGACGGCCTTCGGCCAGACCTTCGCTCTCAAGGTCCGCGAGATCCTGCGCGGCGTGGACGAGTTGGGGGAGCTGGCGCGCGCCGCGCGCCACTCCTTCCTGACGCGGCTGCGCATCGGCATCATACCAACGATCGCGCCTTATCTGCTGCCGGTTATCATAAACGATCTGAACAAAACTTTCGCCGGAATTCAGATCGAGGTGCGCGAGACGCAGACGGCAAAGCTTGTTCAGGAGCTTACCCAAGGCCAGCTGGACACGGCAATCGTTGCCTTGCCCGTCTCGGAACCGTCGCCGACCGAACTCGAGCTCTTCAAGGAAGAATTCGTGCTGGTGCGGCGGCCCGAAGACGAGGGCAAGCCGGTGCCCGAACGCGAGGCGCTGCGCGAAATGCGGTTGCTGCTGCTGGAAGAAGGCCATTGCTTCCGCGATCAGGCCTTGTCGTTCTGCAAGATCTGGTCGGCCCGCCCCCGGGAAGTCATGGAAGGCAGCTCTCTTTCCACCCTGGTCCAGATGGTCAGCGCCGGCATCGGCATCACTTTGATCCCGGAGATGGCGGTTCCTGTGGAAACGCGCTCGGCGCAAGTTTCGATCTCCCGCTTCCAGTCCCCACAGCCGTCGCGAACGATCGGCATGGTCTGGCGCAATTCGACCCCGATGGCCAAACAGCTGCTGCAGGTTTCCGAGGCGGTTCGCCGCTCGGCCGACACTATGCGCGAACGACAGGTCGCACGGTGA
- a CDS encoding ProQ/FINO family protein, with protein MDKPWKISRGPIAATELDVEKATAINTLLTRPVGVLPAKPGDPILPFAVGLFNELRPLLKPEAGVTTLRRATAAYVHCRRYYFASAQPDSMRHGLDGEPVEPMSPEDRLVAQNRFLSLKQSAGKAEAPEPPAPVPAPLLSKSEQIRAALLGKKGASASAE; from the coding sequence ATGGACAAGCCCTGGAAGATCAGCCGCGGACCGATTGCGGCAACCGAACTCGACGTTGAGAAGGCAACTGCGATCAACACGCTGTTGACCCGGCCGGTCGGCGTGCTTCCGGCCAAGCCTGGGGATCCGATCCTTCCCTTTGCCGTCGGCCTCTTCAACGAGCTGCGCCCGCTCCTGAAGCCCGAAGCCGGCGTGACGACGTTGAGGCGGGCGACCGCTGCCTATGTCCACTGCCGGCGCTATTATTTCGCCAGCGCCCAGCCCGATTCCATGCGCCACGGCCTTGACGGCGAACCCGTCGAACCAATGTCGCCCGAAGACCGGCTGGTCGCGCAAAATCGCTTCCTCAGTCTCAAGCAGAGCGCCGGCAAAGCCGAAGCGCCCGAGCCGCCAGCACCGGTTCCTGCTCCCCTCCTGAGCAAGAGCGAACAGATCCGCGCAGCTCTTCTCGGCAAGAAGGGCGCGTCAGCCAGCGCAGAATGA
- the katG gene encoding catalase/peroxidase HPI produces the protein MDNPADSTGKCPVAHHKAPAGRSNRDWWPNQLNVQILHHNSGRADPLCQAFDYAEEFKKLDLEALKQDLHALMTDSQDWWPADFGHYGGLFIRMAWHSAGTYRITDGRGGAGQGQQRFAPLNSWPDNANLDKARRLLWPIKQKYGNRISWADLLILTGNVALESMGFETFGFAGGRADVWEPEELYWGPEGTWLGDERYSGERQLAEPLGAVQMGLIYVNPEGPGGNPDPIASARDIRETFARMAMNDEETVALIAGGHTFGKTHGAGDPSLIGAEPEGGAIEDQGLGWKSSFGSGVGKDAITAGLEVTWSQTPTKWSNYFFENLFAFEWELTKSPAGAHQWQAKNADASIPDAYDTSKKHLPTMLTSDLALRFDPVYEKISRRFLENPDQFADAFARAWFKLTHRDMGPKVRYLGPEVPAEDLIWQDVIPAVDHPLVDDKDIAELKAKVLTTGLSVQELVSTAWASASTFRGSDKRGGANGARIRLAPQKDWDVNQPAQLTKVLGVLEGLQKDFNAAQTGGKKISLADLIVLAGAAGVEKAAAAGGNTVSVPFTPGRTDASQEQTDAASFAALEPRIDGFRNYVNGKRLQFMKPEEALVDRAQLLTLTGPEMTVLVGGLRVLKAGTPDHGVFTSRPETLTNDFFVNLLDMATQWSPAAGNEGVYEGRDRNTNAVKWTGTRVDLIFGSHSQLRAFAEVYGQSDAKEKFVRDFVAAWTKVMNADRFDLV, from the coding sequence ATGGACAACCCCGCTGACAGCACAGGCAAATGTCCTGTTGCACATCACAAGGCTCCAGCCGGTCGGTCGAACCGCGACTGGTGGCCGAACCAGCTGAACGTGCAGATTCTTCACCACAACTCCGGCCGCGCCGACCCGCTCTGCCAGGCCTTCGACTATGCCGAGGAGTTCAAGAAGCTCGATCTCGAGGCGCTGAAGCAGGATCTTCATGCGCTGATGACGGATTCGCAGGATTGGTGGCCGGCCGACTTCGGTCATTACGGCGGCCTGTTCATCCGCATGGCCTGGCACAGCGCCGGCACCTACCGCATCACCGACGGCCGCGGTGGCGCCGGTCAGGGCCAGCAGCGTTTTGCGCCGCTCAACAGCTGGCCTGACAATGCCAACCTCGACAAGGCCCGCCGCCTGCTGTGGCCGATCAAGCAGAAATACGGCAACCGCATCTCCTGGGCCGACCTTCTGATCCTCACCGGCAACGTCGCCTTGGAATCCATGGGCTTCGAGACCTTCGGCTTTGCCGGCGGCCGCGCAGATGTCTGGGAGCCGGAAGAACTCTACTGGGGTCCTGAAGGAACCTGGCTGGGAGACGAGCGCTATAGCGGCGAACGCCAGCTGGCGGAACCGCTCGGCGCCGTGCAGATGGGTCTCATCTACGTCAATCCGGAAGGCCCGGGCGGCAATCCCGATCCGATCGCTTCGGCGCGCGACATCCGCGAAACCTTTGCCCGCATGGCGATGAACGACGAAGAGACCGTGGCACTGATCGCCGGCGGCCACACCTTCGGCAAGACGCATGGCGCGGGCGATCCGTCCCTCATCGGCGCCGAGCCGGAAGGTGGCGCGATCGAGGATCAGGGCCTCGGTTGGAAGAGCAGCTTCGGCAGCGGCGTCGGCAAGGATGCCATCACCGCCGGCCTCGAAGTCACCTGGTCGCAGACGCCGACCAAGTGGAGCAACTATTTCTTCGAAAACCTGTTCGCTTTCGAATGGGAACTGACGAAGAGCCCGGCCGGCGCCCATCAGTGGCAGGCCAAGAACGCCGACGCCTCCATTCCGGATGCCTATGACACCTCGAAGAAGCATCTGCCGACCATGCTGACCAGCGACTTGGCACTGCGTTTCGATCCGGTCTACGAGAAGATCTCGCGCCGCTTCCTCGAAAATCCCGATCAGTTCGCCGATGCCTTTGCCCGCGCCTGGTTCAAGCTGACCCACCGCGACATGGGACCGAAGGTCCGTTACCTCGGCCCTGAAGTGCCGGCCGAAGACCTGATCTGGCAGGATGTGATCCCGGCCGTCGATCATCCGCTGGTCGACGACAAGGATATCGCCGAGTTGAAGGCAAAGGTGCTGACAACCGGTCTTAGCGTGCAGGAACTGGTCTCGACCGCCTGGGCGTCCGCCTCGACCTTCCGCGGTTCCGACAAGCGCGGCGGCGCCAATGGCGCGCGCATCCGCCTTGCCCCGCAGAAGGACTGGGACGTCAACCAGCCGGCACAGCTCACCAAGGTGCTCGGCGTTCTCGAAGGCCTCCAGAAGGACTTCAACGCCGCTCAGACCGGCGGCAAAAAGATCTCGCTCGCCGACCTGATCGTTCTCGCCGGTGCAGCCGGCGTCGAAAAGGCGGCGGCTGCCGGTGGCAACACCGTCAGTGTGCCATTTACGCCAGGCCGTACGGATGCATCGCAGGAACAGACCGATGCTGCCTCCTTCGCTGCCCTTGAGCCGCGCATCGACGGCTTCCGCAACTATGTGAACGGCAAGCGCCTGCAGTTCATGAAACCCGAGGAAGCGCTCGTCGACCGCGCCCAGTTGCTGACGCTGACTGGACCCGAAATGACGGTTCTCGTTGGCGGCCTGCGCGTCCTGAAGGCGGGCACGCCCGATCATGGCGTCTTCACGTCCCGCCCGGAAACGCTGACGAACGACTTCTTCGTCAACCTGCTCGACATGGCCACGCAGTGGTCGCCCGCAGCTGGCAACGAAGGCGTTTACGAAGGGCGCGACCGCAACACGAACGCAGTCAAGTGGACCGGTACCCGCGTCGACCTGATCTTCGGCTCGCACTCGCAGCTTCGCGCCTTCGCCGAGGTCTATGGCCAGTCCGACGCCAAGGAGAAGTTCGTGAGGGACTTCGTCGCCGCCTGGACCAAGGTCATGAACGCCGACCGTTTCGACCTCGTCTGA
- the panB gene encoding 3-methyl-2-oxobutanoate hydroxymethyltransferase, whose translation MSAAGIQKRLTPARISAMKSGKPIVCLTAYTTPMARLLDEHCDLLLVGDSLGMVLYGMESTIGVTLDMMIAHGKAVMRGVGKACVVVDMPFGSYQESKEVAFRNAVRILQETGCDAVKLEGGEEMAETIAFLTKRGVPVMGHIGLMPQQVHTAGGYRSVGHSEHETSKIRRDAHAIGGSGAFAVVIEGTVEPLAREVTAAMHIPSIGIGASSACDGQVLVSDDILGLFNDFTPRFVKRYDELGKRVTEAAAAYAAEVRSRKFPAAEHTFKRRP comes from the coding sequence ATGAGCGCGGCCGGAATTCAAAAGCGCCTTACGCCAGCGCGCATCTCAGCCATGAAGAGCGGCAAGCCGATCGTCTGCCTGACCGCCTATACGACGCCGATGGCGCGGCTGCTCGATGAGCATTGCGATCTTCTGCTGGTCGGGGATTCGCTCGGCATGGTGCTCTACGGCATGGAGAGCACGATCGGCGTCACGCTCGACATGATGATCGCCCACGGCAAGGCGGTGATGCGCGGCGTCGGCAAGGCCTGCGTCGTCGTCGACATGCCGTTCGGCAGTTATCAGGAGTCGAAAGAGGTCGCCTTCCGCAATGCCGTCCGCATCTTGCAGGAAACCGGCTGCGATGCCGTCAAACTGGAGGGGGGCGAGGAGATGGCCGAGACCATCGCCTTTCTGACGAAGCGAGGGGTGCCGGTGATGGGGCATATCGGCCTGATGCCGCAGCAGGTTCATACCGCAGGCGGCTATCGTTCCGTCGGCCATTCCGAACACGAGACGTCGAAGATCCGGCGTGACGCGCACGCCATCGGCGGCTCGGGCGCCTTTGCCGTCGTCATCGAGGGCACGGTGGAACCGCTCGCCCGAGAGGTGACGGCGGCCATGCACATCCCGAGCATTGGTATCGGCGCCTCCTCAGCCTGCGACGGCCAGGTTCTGGTCTCCGACGACATTCTCGGGCTGTTCAACGATTTCACGCCGCGTTTCGTCAAACGCTACGACGAACTCGGCAAGCGGGTCACCGAGGCTGCCGCCGCCTATGCCGCGGAGGTGCGATCGCGAAAGTTTCCGGCAGCAGAGCACACGTTCAAGCGGCGACCTTAA